In one window of Deltaproteobacteria bacterium DNA:
- a CDS encoding DUF4105 domain-containing protein, whose protein sequence is MKAIARALASLPVLALIGWSGLALAYTVPGPWWVARSASLLCTLVAVGTLIGLRPFRRAVAVALGIFASVLVWFFSLEPSNAGDWQPDVGQLARGEVEGEILTLHNVRDFSYRSETDFTERWETRSYDLSKLDGLDMFFSHWGSPLIAHTIMSWQFADGQRLAISIETRKVKGQQYSAVEGFFRQYPIYYVAADERDLIGLRTNFRGENVWLYRLTAPPENARLLLLDYVRSMNELVEKPEWYNAFSDNCTTSIQRHVRHLQPDGPRFGWRLLVNGYLDQALYESGRTDTSLPFEELRAISNIDARAKAAGQGPDFSERIREGLPDPRAASRREDATQ, encoded by the coding sequence ATGAAGGCGATCGCGCGCGCGCTGGCCTCTCTACCCGTTCTCGCGCTGATCGGGTGGAGCGGCCTCGCGCTCGCATACACCGTTCCGGGGCCATGGTGGGTCGCGCGCTCGGCGTCGCTGCTCTGCACGCTCGTCGCGGTCGGCACGCTGATCGGACTCAGGCCCTTCCGGCGCGCCGTGGCCGTTGCGCTCGGCATCTTCGCGTCCGTCCTGGTCTGGTTCTTCTCGCTCGAGCCCTCGAACGCGGGCGACTGGCAGCCCGACGTCGGCCAGCTCGCGCGCGGCGAGGTCGAGGGTGAGATCCTCACGCTGCACAACGTGCGCGACTTCAGCTACCGGAGCGAGACGGATTTCACGGAGCGCTGGGAGACCCGCAGCTACGACCTCTCGAAGCTCGACGGGCTCGACATGTTCTTCTCCCACTGGGGTTCGCCGCTGATCGCGCACACGATCATGTCCTGGCAGTTCGCCGACGGGCAACGGCTGGCGATCTCGATCGAGACGCGAAAGGTGAAGGGCCAGCAGTACTCCGCGGTCGAGGGCTTCTTCCGCCAGTACCCGATCTATTACGTGGCCGCCGACGAGCGCGACCTGATCGGGCTGCGCACGAACTTTCGCGGCGAGAACGTCTGGCTGTACCGGCTGACCGCGCCGCCCGAGAACGCCCGCCTGCTGCTTCTGGATTACGTGCGGAGCATGAACGAGCTGGTCGAGAAGCCCGAGTGGTACAACGCCTTCTCGGACAACTGCACCACCAGCATCCAGCGCCACGTGCGGCATCTGCAGCCGGACGGCCCGCGCTTCGGCTGGCGCCTGCTCGTGAACGGCTACCTCGACCAGGCCCTGTACGAGAGCGGCCGGACCGACACGTCGCTTCCGTTCGAGGAGCTGCGCGCGATCTCGAACATCGACGCGCGCGCGAAGGCGGCCGGTCAGGGTCCCGATTTCTCCGAGCGCATCCGCGAGGGGCTTCCGGACCCGCGAGCGGCATCGCGGCGCGAGGACGCGACCCAGTAG
- the rplC gene encoding 50S ribosomal protein L3 codes for MSLELIGRKLGMTQIFTESGDRVPVTVIEAGPCTVVQKKTGDRDGYTALQIGYGAKRAKLVPKAMQGHFAKANTAPKRVLVEVRVGASDLDGYQVGQELTCEGFKVGQRVDVIGTTIGRGFSGVVRRHGFPTRSVSHGNHESFRHGGSMSAGTFPGRIRPGLRMAGQMGNARRTQLNLKVERVEPEKNLIYVRGAVPGHPNAFVRIRPTVKG; via the coding sequence ATGAGCCTCGAACTGATTGGCCGAAAGCTCGGAATGACCCAGATCTTCACCGAGAGCGGCGACCGCGTTCCCGTGACCGTGATCGAGGCCGGCCCCTGCACGGTGGTGCAGAAGAAGACCGGCGACCGCGACGGCTATACCGCCCTGCAGATCGGCTACGGAGCCAAGCGCGCCAAGCTCGTTCCCAAGGCCATGCAGGGCCACTTCGCCAAGGCGAACACCGCGCCCAAGCGCGTGCTCGTCGAGGTGCGGGTAGGCGCGAGCGACCTCGACGGCTACCAGGTCGGCCAGGAGCTGACCTGTGAGGGCTTCAAGGTCGGGCAGCGCGTCGACGTGATCGGCACGACGATCGGGCGCGGCTTCAGCGGCGTGGTCCGGCGGCACGGCTTCCCGACCCGGAGCGTCTCGCACGGCAACCACGAGTCCTTCCGCCACGGAGGCTCGATGTCGGCCGGCACCTTCCCCGGGCGCATCCGTCCCGGCCTGCGGATGGCCGGCCAGATGGGCAACGCGCGCCGGACCCAGCTCAACCTGAAGGTCGAGCGCGTCGAGCCGGAGAAGAATCTGATCTACGTGCGTGGGGCGGTCCCCGGTCACCCCAACGCGTTCGTGCGCATCCGGCCGACGGTCAAGGGCTAG
- a CDS encoding RlmE family RNA methyltransferase, which yields MGRSPVTPTRSCASGRRSRASRTARYERKDGFYRRAKEEGLRSRAAFKLEDLLRRAPPLRRGARVLDLGCWPGSWLQVLSERVGPEGRVVGVDLAPTDFVAANVVVLALDMTEPGSAERIASALGGSADAVLCDAAPKLTGIRDLDLAAIEEIWAAALAIALATLAPSGFLIVKGFPGQESDLFRKQLRSVFARVDEVRPEGKRSTSKEFYWVASSRRDAARGSGSPSRMRSEKSGP from the coding sequence GTGGGGCGGTCCCCGGTCACCCCAACGCGTTCGTGCGCATCCGGCCGACGGTCAAGGGCTAGCCGCACGGCTCGCTACGAGCGCAAGGACGGGTTCTACCGCAGGGCGAAGGAAGAGGGCCTGCGCTCGCGGGCCGCGTTCAAGCTCGAGGACCTGCTGCGCCGCGCCCCGCCGCTGCGCCGCGGCGCGCGCGTGCTCGATCTCGGCTGCTGGCCGGGAAGCTGGCTGCAGGTCCTGTCCGAGCGCGTCGGCCCCGAGGGCCGCGTGGTCGGCGTGGATCTGGCGCCCACCGACTTCGTCGCCGCCAACGTCGTGGTGCTCGCGCTCGACATGACGGAGCCCGGGTCGGCGGAGCGGATCGCGAGCGCGCTCGGCGGAAGCGCCGACGCCGTTCTGTGTGACGCCGCGCCAAAGCTCACCGGGATTCGCGACCTCGATCTCGCGGCGATCGAGGAGATCTGGGCGGCGGCGCTCGCGATCGCTCTCGCGACGCTCGCGCCCAGTGGCTTTCTGATCGTGAAGGGCTTCCCGGGCCAGGAGAGCGATCTCTTCCGCAAGCAGCTGCGGTCCGTCTTCGCCCGGGTCGACGAGGTCCGGCCCGAGGGAAAGCGCTCCACCTCGAAGGAATTCTACTGGGTCGCGTCCTCGCGCCGCGATGCCGCTCGCGGGTCCGGAAGCCCCTCGCGGATGCGCTCGGAGAAATCGGGACCCTGA